One window from the genome of Mauremys mutica isolate MM-2020 ecotype Southern chromosome 4, ASM2049712v1, whole genome shotgun sequence encodes:
- the BTG2 gene encoding protein BTG2, protein MSQRWSGLSSRADMVPEIAAAVGFVSSLLRTRGCVSEHQLQVFSGALQEALTEHYKHHWFPEKPFKGSGYRCIRINHKMDPIISKAASQIGLNLQQLYQLLPSELTLWVDPYEVSYRIGEDGSICVLYEAAAATPVSSYGMLTCKNQMMLGRTSPSKNYMMTVSS, encoded by the exons ATGAGCCAACGCTGGAGCGGGCTGAGCAGCCGGGCGGACATGGTGCCCGAGATCGCCGCCGCCGTGGGCTTCGTGTCCAGCCTGCTCCGGACCCGGGGCTGCGTCAGCGAGCATCAGCTGCAGGTCTTCAGCGGGGCCCTGCAGGAGGCGCTCACAG AGCATTACAAACATCACTGGTTTCCCGAGAAACCCTTCAAAGGTTCTGGGTATCGCTGCATCCGAATCAATCACAAAATGGACCCCATTATCAGCAAAGCAGCTAGCCAGATCGGACTCAACCTCCAGCAGCTCTATCAGCTTCTGCCCAGTGAGCTCACGCTCTGGGTGGACCCGTATGAGGTGTCTTACCGGATCGGTGAAGATGGCTCCATCTGTGTTTTGTATGAAGCAGCAGCGGCAACACCTGTGAGCTCCTATGGGATGCTCACCTGTAAAAACCAGATGATGTTGGGTCGCACGAGCCCTTCCAAAAACTACATGATGACTGTCTCCAGCTAA